Proteins from a genomic interval of Luteolibacter sp. Y139:
- a CDS encoding sulfatase family protein: MILRSLVAVALLSSLAAAKAPPNIVLVLVDDMGWGDFSCFGNKEASTPNIDRMAKEGIRFRQFYVNSPICSPSRCALTTGQYPQRWKITSFLENRASNERRGMAQWLDPQAPTLARFLQKKGYATGHFGKWHLGGQRDVDNAPAITSYGYDQSLTNFEGMGPKLLPLTMKPGDKEPGKIWQEATRLGKPVTWMLRSKITTGYVDAAIPFIDEAVKAKKPFYVNLWPDDVHSPFWPPVESWKQGKREQYLSVLENMDRQFGKFFDHIRDTPELRDNTVVMICSDNGPEPGAGSAGEFRGVKGTLWEGGVRSPLIVWAPGLIAKEKEGSVNDVSVFAAFDLAPSMLKLADAPVPEGVKFDGEDLSETMLGKSEASRKAPVFWRRPPDRKVVGQPGRRQPDLAVREGNWKLVCEYDGSESKLFDLATDPGEAKDLAQDKADVAARLSKAAVEWSQSMPADKGPELGAKKKDGDEE; encoded by the coding sequence ATGATCCTGCGCTCTCTCGTTGCCGTCGCCCTGCTCTCGTCGCTCGCCGCCGCCAAGGCTCCGCCGAATATCGTGCTGGTGCTGGTGGATGACATGGGGTGGGGGGATTTCTCGTGCTTCGGGAACAAGGAGGCGTCGACGCCGAACATCGACCGGATGGCGAAGGAAGGGATTCGTTTCCGGCAGTTTTACGTGAACTCGCCGATCTGCTCGCCGTCGCGTTGCGCGCTGACCACGGGGCAATATCCGCAGCGCTGGAAGATCACGTCATTCCTGGAAAACCGGGCATCGAACGAGCGCCGTGGGATGGCGCAGTGGCTGGACCCGCAGGCTCCGACACTGGCCCGCTTCCTCCAGAAGAAGGGGTATGCGACGGGGCACTTCGGCAAGTGGCATCTGGGTGGCCAGCGGGACGTGGACAATGCGCCGGCGATCACCTCCTACGGCTACGACCAGAGCCTGACGAACTTCGAGGGGATGGGGCCGAAGCTGCTGCCACTCACGATGAAGCCCGGCGACAAGGAGCCGGGGAAGATCTGGCAGGAGGCGACGCGGCTGGGCAAGCCGGTGACGTGGATGCTGCGCTCGAAGATCACCACCGGTTATGTGGATGCGGCGATCCCATTCATCGACGAGGCGGTGAAGGCAAAGAAGCCGTTTTATGTGAACCTGTGGCCGGATGATGTTCACTCGCCGTTCTGGCCACCGGTGGAGTCGTGGAAGCAGGGCAAGCGCGAGCAGTACCTGTCGGTGCTAGAAAACATGGACCGGCAGTTCGGGAAATTCTTCGACCACATCCGGGACACGCCCGAGCTGCGCGACAATACAGTGGTGATGATCTGCTCCGACAATGGGCCGGAGCCGGGTGCGGGATCGGCCGGGGAATTCCGCGGGGTGAAGGGGACGCTGTGGGAAGGTGGTGTGCGTTCGCCGCTCATCGTGTGGGCTCCGGGATTGATCGCTAAGGAGAAGGAAGGCTCGGTGAATGACGTTTCTGTTTTCGCGGCGTTCGACCTTGCGCCGTCGATGCTGAAGCTGGCGGATGCGCCTGTTCCGGAGGGGGTGAAGTTTGACGGGGAAGATCTTTCGGAGACGATGTTAGGGAAGTCCGAGGCGTCGCGGAAGGCGCCAGTGTTCTGGCGTCGTCCACCGGACCGGAAAGTGGTGGGACAGCCGGGGCGGCGTCAGCCGGACCTGGCGGTGCGGGAAGGGAATTGGAAGCTGGTGTGTGAATATGATGGGTCGGAGAGCAAGCTTTTCGATCTGGCGACGGATCCGGGGGAGGCTAAGGATCTGGCTCAGGACAAGGCGGACGTCGCCGCGCGTTTGTCGAAGGCAGCGGTGGAGTGGAGCCAGTCGATGCCTGCGGACAAGGGGCCGGAACTCGGGGCAAAGAAGAAGGACGGAGACGAAGAATGA
- a CDS encoding lectin-like protein has protein sequence MNRLSLLLTALVAVPASLQAAWPDGTLFTAPFGPGGTWNLYQAVSKPMTWTEAQSAAERLVDPLGKTGKPGHLVCISSAAENMFVYQRVQGFYIWTGLTDNEKRGGKEARDDRNGGWHWITGEPYTFQSWRSYEPNEMEATGEDAVSIGASGRWLDMPNGADGQTENKQASMIEWETRSPEPVAGAVKLERVLPEKWSVDLSAWKGEVIGEGPWTVMSSVGLDTFSIQTVAQGLDEQIHAMQTAFRMPRLNYHVEHITLFAGGWVEIKDFPAFPMRAGPCGALHVAKVKLDKPGTWSINVHGDDYFAVRFPGHKWKSVRGLAGIDPLDAETMYYECESADGCGIGVIDLPAGESTIEVMLGNRVNDSMIQVLAAPGEQTMDGSTDQWRLPGHKAAGDLAWPGVSSKGWTVIRKKPPVGAKPMEKLMDGMALPENAPAVTAEGVEKINYIDSDGASDIEFPNPVELPGDEPGPQDQFVVMAQAELVIPRDGLYHIGIQSDSRCALRIADQQWLRIIRDTSYHVKVEGDTIHTENPDRKSTNGQLFAEIELKKGSYTIEAFYVNVKGPTSLAVFGAPAGYAPRLLAKDGAKIEPDIDGLPLVMPAK, from the coding sequence ATGAATCGACTTTCCCTTCTGTTGACCGCGCTGGTGGCGGTTCCCGCTTCCCTCCAAGCTGCCTGGCCGGATGGGACGCTTTTCACGGCGCCCTTTGGTCCGGGCGGGACGTGGAACCTGTATCAAGCGGTGAGCAAGCCGATGACGTGGACGGAGGCGCAGTCAGCGGCTGAACGGCTCGTGGATCCGCTCGGCAAGACTGGCAAACCGGGACACCTGGTGTGCATCAGCAGCGCGGCGGAGAACATGTTCGTCTATCAGAGGGTGCAGGGCTTCTACATCTGGACCGGACTGACCGACAATGAGAAGCGCGGAGGCAAGGAGGCCCGCGACGACCGCAATGGCGGCTGGCATTGGATAACGGGCGAGCCTTACACCTTCCAATCGTGGCGGAGCTACGAGCCGAATGAAATGGAAGCGACCGGAGAGGATGCGGTGTCGATCGGGGCGTCCGGCCGATGGCTTGACATGCCGAATGGCGCCGACGGTCAAACGGAGAACAAGCAGGCCTCGATGATCGAATGGGAAACGCGCTCGCCGGAGCCGGTGGCGGGGGCTGTGAAGCTCGAGCGAGTCTTGCCGGAGAAGTGGTCCGTGGATCTTTCCGCGTGGAAAGGAGAGGTGATCGGTGAAGGGCCGTGGACGGTGATGAGTTCGGTCGGGCTGGACACCTTCAGCATCCAGACGGTGGCCCAAGGCTTGGACGAACAGATTCATGCGATGCAGACGGCCTTCCGGATGCCGCGGTTGAACTACCACGTGGAGCACATCACGCTCTTTGCCGGTGGTTGGGTGGAGATCAAAGATTTCCCCGCGTTTCCGATGAGGGCAGGTCCTTGCGGGGCACTTCATGTGGCCAAGGTGAAACTGGACAAGCCAGGGACGTGGAGCATCAACGTCCATGGTGATGACTACTTCGCGGTGCGCTTTCCCGGGCACAAGTGGAAGTCGGTCAGGGGGCTCGCCGGGATCGATCCGCTGGATGCGGAAACGATGTATTATGAGTGCGAGTCGGCAGATGGTTGCGGGATCGGTGTGATCGATCTGCCAGCGGGAGAGAGTACCATCGAGGTGATGCTGGGCAATCGCGTCAACGACAGCATGATCCAAGTGCTGGCGGCACCCGGTGAGCAGACCATGGACGGCTCGACCGATCAGTGGCGCTTGCCCGGGCACAAGGCGGCGGGCGATCTGGCGTGGCCGGGTGTTAGCAGCAAGGGCTGGACCGTCATTCGCAAGAAGCCACCGGTGGGTGCGAAGCCGATGGAGAAGCTGATGGATGGGATGGCATTGCCCGAGAATGCGCCGGCAGTGACGGCGGAGGGAGTGGAGAAGATCAACTACATCGACTCGGACGGGGCGAGTGACATCGAGTTTCCGAATCCGGTGGAGCTGCCGGGCGATGAGCCGGGGCCGCAGGACCAGTTCGTGGTGATGGCCCAGGCCGAACTGGTGATCCCGCGCGATGGGCTCTATCACATCGGCATTCAGTCGGACAGCCGCTGTGCGCTGCGGATCGCCGACCAGCAGTGGCTGCGAATCATTCGCGATACGTCTTACCACGTGAAGGTCGAGGGTGACACGATTCATACCGAGAACCCGGATCGCAAGAGCACGAACGGGCAGCTCTTCGCGGAGATCGAGCTGAAGAAGGGCAGCTATACGATCGAGGCGTTCTATGTGAATGTGAAGGGGCCGACCTCTCTGGCGGTCTTCGGCGCGCCGGCGGGATACGCTCCGCGGCTGCTGGCGAAGGATGGCGCCAAGATCGAACCGGACATCGATGGCTTGCCGCTGGTGATGCCTGCAAAGTGA
- a CDS encoding lectin-like protein: protein MNRLSLLLVALVAAPASLLAAVWPDGTLFTAPFGPGGTWNLYKSVATPMSWTEAQSAAERSVDPLGKTGKPGHLICISSAAENMFVYQKVTGHYIWLGLTDSEKRGGKEAGSNRNGGWHWLTGEPYTYQSWRSIEPNEGESTGEDAVAIESSGRWADWPMGADGQTEPRHASMIEWETRSPEPVAGAVKIERVLPEKWAVDLADWKGRVRGEGPWTVMSVLGLDTSSIWSVVQGLQQQMPTSTVAYRMSNMNYHVEHNNFFAGGWVEIKDNPAFPMFMGSCAALHVAKVKLEKPGTWSFNVHCDDYAAVRFPGHKWKSVTGLGGIDPLDAETMYYECESGDGCMVGVIDLPAGESTVEVLLGNRVFDGMIQMLAAPGEHTMDGSTDQWRVPGHKAAGDLAWPGVSSKGWSVIRKNLPTGAKPMEKLMDGMALAEDAPAVTAEGVEKINYIDSDAASDIKFPNPANLPGDEPGGQNQFVVMAQAELVIPRDGMYHIGIHADNRCALRIADQQWLRFVRDTSYNGKIEGDTMHEEDPDRMGTAGQLFGEIELKKGTYTIEAFYVNLKSPTTLSVFGAPAGYAPRLLTKDGGKIEPDIDGLPLVMPVAAAEK, encoded by the coding sequence ATGAATCGTCTTTCTCTCTTGCTGGTCGCCCTTGTCGCGGCTCCCGCGTCCCTACTGGCCGCCGTGTGGCCGGATGGCACGCTTTTCACCGCTCCCTTCGGTCCCGGGGGGACGTGGAATCTCTACAAGTCGGTGGCCACGCCGATGTCGTGGACGGAGGCCCAGTCGGCGGCGGAACGCAGCGTGGATCCGCTGGGTAAGACCGGGAAGCCGGGTCACCTGATCTGCATCAGCAGCGCGGCGGAGAACATGTTCGTCTATCAGAAGGTGACGGGCCACTACATCTGGCTCGGGCTCACCGATAGTGAGAAGCGCGGGGGCAAGGAGGCGGGAAGCAATCGCAATGGCGGCTGGCATTGGTTGACGGGCGAGCCTTACACGTATCAATCGTGGCGGAGCATCGAACCGAACGAGGGCGAATCGACCGGCGAGGATGCGGTGGCGATCGAGTCGTCCGGCCGCTGGGCGGACTGGCCAATGGGTGCGGACGGGCAGACCGAGCCCAGGCATGCCTCGATGATCGAGTGGGAGACGCGGTCACCGGAACCGGTGGCCGGAGCTGTGAAGATCGAGCGGGTGCTGCCGGAAAAGTGGGCGGTGGATCTTGCCGACTGGAAAGGCAGGGTGCGCGGCGAGGGACCATGGACGGTCATGAGCGTGCTGGGTCTGGATACGTCCAGCATCTGGAGCGTGGTTCAGGGTTTGCAGCAGCAAATGCCGACTTCGACGGTGGCCTACCGGATGTCGAATATGAACTACCACGTGGAGCACAACAATTTCTTCGCCGGTGGCTGGGTGGAGATTAAGGACAACCCGGCCTTTCCGATGTTCATGGGGTCCTGCGCGGCATTGCACGTGGCCAAGGTGAAGCTTGAGAAGCCCGGGACGTGGAGCTTCAACGTCCATTGTGACGACTACGCTGCGGTGCGCTTTCCGGGGCACAAGTGGAAGTCGGTGACGGGGCTGGGAGGCATCGATCCGCTGGATGCGGAGACGATGTACTATGAGTGCGAGTCGGGTGACGGCTGCATGGTGGGTGTGATTGATTTGCCGGCGGGAGAGAGCACGGTGGAGGTGCTGTTAGGAAACCGTGTCTTCGATGGGATGATCCAGATGCTGGCCGCTCCCGGGGAGCACACGATGGACGGGTCCACCGATCAATGGCGGGTGCCGGGCCACAAGGCGGCAGGCGATCTCGCGTGGCCGGGCGTGAGCAGCAAGGGGTGGTCGGTGATTCGCAAGAACTTGCCGACGGGTGCCAAGCCGATGGAGAAGCTGATGGATGGCATGGCGCTGGCCGAGGACGCGCCGGCGGTGACGGCGGAAGGGGTGGAGAAGATCAATTACATCGACTCGGATGCGGCGAGCGACATCAAGTTTCCGAACCCCGCGAATTTGCCTGGAGATGAGCCCGGTGGGCAGAATCAGTTCGTGGTGATGGCGCAGGCGGAGCTCGTGATTCCGCGCGACGGTATGTATCACATTGGCATTCATGCGGACAATCGCTGCGCGCTGCGGATCGCCGATCAGCAGTGGCTTCGTTTCGTGCGCGACACCAGCTACAACGGCAAGATCGAGGGTGACACGATGCACGAGGAGGACCCGGACCGGATGGGCACGGCAGGCCAGCTCTTCGGCGAGATCGAGCTGAAGAAGGGCACTTACACGATCGAGGCGTTTTACGTGAATCTCAAGAGCCCGACAACGCTGTCGGTCTTCGGTGCGCCGGCGGGATATGCGCCGCGGCTGTTGACGAAGGATGGTGGGAAGATCGAGCCGGACATCGATGGTTTGCCGCTGGTGATGCCGGTGGCTGCGGCTGAGAAGTGA
- a CDS encoding lectin-like protein — protein sequence MKRLSLLLAALAVAPMSAQAGWPNGTLFTAPYGSGGTWNLYKVVSTPMTWTEAQSAAERSVDPLGKTGKPGHLVCVSSAAENMFVYQKVTGDYIWIGLTDNEKRGGKEAGSNRAGGWHWLSGEPYTFQSWRTSEPNVHEATGEDAVAIGHSGRWGDWPYGADGEMEFRHPSMVEWETRSPEPVAGALKIERVLPEKWSVDLAAWKGRVRGEGPWTVMSLMGLNTSNIWAAVQGLQQQMPVSPAAYRMSKMNYHIEHGSFFAGGWVEIKDNPMFPMFMGPCAALHVAKVKLDKPGTWSFNVHCDVYSAVRFPGHKWKSVTGFGGVDPLDPETMYYECESGDGSMMGVIDLPAGESTVEVLLGNRSFDGMIQMLAAPGEHTMDGSTDQWRVPGHKAAGDLAWPGVSSKGWSVIRKNLPAGAKPMEKLMDGMALPESAPTVAVEGVEKINYIDSGSVSDIKFPNPVELPGDEPGGQDQFVVMAQAELVIPRDGIYHIGIHTDDRGALRIADQQWRRFVRDSTYQGAIEGDTIHSDEAKPIGNGCQLFGEIELKKGTYTMEAFYMNRDGPTTLSVFGAPAGYAPRLLAKDGAKVEPDIDGLPLVMPVAEPEK from the coding sequence ATGAAACGACTCTCCCTTTTGCTTGCCGCACTTGCTGTGGCTCCAATGTCCGCCCAAGCGGGGTGGCCGAACGGCACGCTTTTCACGGCGCCTTACGGTTCTGGCGGGACTTGGAATCTCTACAAGGTGGTCAGCACCCCGATGACGTGGACGGAGGCCCAGTCGGCGGCGGAGCGCAGCGTGGATCCACTCGGGAAGACCGGGAAGCCGGGTCATTTGGTGTGCGTCAGCAGCGCGGCGGAGAACATGTTCGTCTATCAGAAGGTGACGGGCGACTACATCTGGATTGGTCTGACCGACAATGAGAAGCGCGGAGGGAAGGAGGCTGGTAGCAATCGCGCGGGAGGCTGGCACTGGCTCAGCGGTGAGCCGTATACCTTCCAATCATGGCGGACCAGCGAGCCGAATGTGCATGAAGCCACCGGCGAAGACGCCGTGGCGATCGGGCACTCCGGGCGTTGGGGGGATTGGCCGTATGGAGCGGACGGCGAGATGGAGTTTCGTCATCCTTCGATGGTCGAGTGGGAAACCCGGTCGCCGGAACCGGTGGCCGGAGCTCTCAAGATCGAGCGGGTATTGCCGGAGAAGTGGTCAGTCGACCTTGCCGCATGGAAAGGCAGGGTGCGCGGTGAGGGACCGTGGACGGTGATGAGTTTGATGGGGCTCAACACCTCCAACATCTGGGCTGCGGTCCAAGGCTTGCAACAGCAAATGCCGGTATCGCCAGCGGCCTACCGCATGTCGAAGATGAACTATCACATCGAGCACGGCAGCTTCTTCGCCGGCGGCTGGGTGGAGATTAAGGACAATCCGATGTTTCCCATGTTCATGGGGCCCTGTGCGGCGCTGCATGTGGCCAAGGTGAAACTCGACAAGCCTGGGACGTGGAGCTTCAACGTTCATTGTGACGTTTACTCCGCGGTGCGCTTTCCCGGGCACAAGTGGAAGTCGGTGACCGGATTTGGCGGGGTGGATCCACTTGATCCGGAAACGATGTACTACGAATGCGAGTCGGGTGACGGCAGCATGATGGGCGTGATCGATCTGCCGGCGGGAGAAAGCACGGTGGAGGTACTGTTAGGAAACCGCAGCTTCGATGGCATGATCCAGATGCTGGCGGCTCCGGGCGAGCACACGATGGACGGCTCGACCGACCAATGGCGGGTGCCCGGGCACAAGGCGGCGGGTGATCTCGCATGGCCCGGTGTAAGCAGCAAGGGGTGGTCGGTGATTCGCAAGAATCTGCCGGCAGGCGCCAAGCCGATGGAGAAGCTGATGGATGGCATGGCCCTGCCGGAGAGCGCGCCGACCGTGGCCGTCGAGGGGGTGGAGAAGATCAACTACATCGACTCCGGGTCGGTCAGTGACATCAAGTTTCCGAATCCGGTGGAGCTGCCCGGTGATGAGCCTGGCGGGCAAGACCAGTTCGTGGTGATGGCGCAGGCGGAGCTGGTGATCCCGCGCGATGGAATTTATCACATCGGCATCCACACGGATGATCGCGGGGCCCTGCGCATCGCCGATCAACAGTGGCGGCGCTTCGTGCGCGACAGCACGTATCAAGGCGCGATCGAGGGGGACACGATCCACTCGGACGAGGCGAAGCCCATTGGAAATGGCTGCCAGCTCTTTGGCGAGATCGAGTTGAAGAAGGGGACCTATACGATGGAGGCCTTTTATATGAACCGGGATGGCCCGACGACGCTGTCGGTCTTCGGTGCGCCTGCGGGATACGCTCCACGGCTGCTGGCGAAGGATGGCGCGAAGGTCGAGCCGGACATCGATGGCCTGCCGCTGGTGATGCCGGTGGCAGAGCCGGAGAAGTGA
- a CDS encoding lectin-like protein, translating to MKRLFVLLAGLIMAPLSAHAAWPDGTLFTAPFGPGGTWNLYKTVSTPMTWVDAEAAAERSVDPLGKTGKPGHLVCIGSAAENMFVRQKVDGGCIWMGLTDSEKRGGKEAHDNPKGGWRWLTGEPITYAAWRSMEPNDAGTGEDAVAMESAGRWGDWPDGSNGFAEWRHSSMIEWETRSAEPVAGAIKIERVLPEKWAVDFSKREPIGGEGPWSVVSVLELNTMSIWNVVKDLQQRMEIHGNFMRMERMNYHIEHGSFFAGGWVEIKDNPQFPMRTNLCAALHVAKVKLEKPGTWSINVHADDYFAVRFPGHKWKSVSGLGGIDPLDPETMYFECESGDGNAIGVIDLPAGESTVEVMLANRLHDGMIQVLAAPGDHTMDGSTDQWRVMGHKAAGDLAWPGVSSKGWTVIRKDLPAGAKPMDLLKDGMTLPESAPAVTAEGVEKINYTDSDGASEPKFPNPSELPGDKPGSQNQFVVMAQAELVIPRDGLYHIGICSDNRAALRIADQQWLRFVRDNSYKGKIEGDTIHTEDADTIGNYGMLFSEVELKKGAYTIEVFYMNRDVPCTLSVFGAPAGYAPRLLAKDGGKIEPDIDGMPLVMPVASK from the coding sequence ATGAAACGACTTTTTGTGTTATTGGCGGGGCTGATCATGGCTCCATTGTCCGCCCACGCCGCTTGGCCGGATGGGACACTGTTCACCGCACCTTTCGGGCCCGGCGGGACTTGGAATCTCTACAAGACGGTGAGCACACCGATGACGTGGGTAGATGCCGAGGCGGCGGCGGAGCGGAGCGTGGATCCGCTCGGGAAGACTGGAAAGCCGGGGCATCTGGTGTGCATCGGGAGTGCGGCGGAGAACATGTTCGTTCGCCAGAAGGTGGATGGTGGCTGTATCTGGATGGGGTTGACTGATAGCGAGAAGCGCGGAGGAAAGGAGGCTCACGATAATCCAAAGGGTGGCTGGCGTTGGCTGACGGGAGAGCCGATCACCTACGCGGCATGGCGCAGCATGGAGCCGAATGACGCCGGGACCGGCGAGGATGCGGTGGCGATGGAATCGGCCGGGCGGTGGGGCGACTGGCCGGACGGGTCCAATGGATTCGCTGAATGGCGGCATTCCTCGATGATCGAGTGGGAGACTCGTTCGGCCGAGCCGGTTGCGGGGGCGATCAAGATCGAGCGGGTGTTGCCGGAGAAGTGGGCGGTGGATTTCTCGAAGAGGGAGCCTATCGGCGGCGAGGGTCCGTGGTCGGTGGTTAGCGTCTTGGAGCTGAATACCATGTCCATCTGGAACGTGGTGAAGGATCTTCAGCAGCGGATGGAGATCCACGGCAACTTCATGCGGATGGAGCGGATGAACTATCACATCGAGCACGGCAGTTTTTTTGCGGGGGGCTGGGTGGAGATTAAGGACAATCCGCAGTTTCCCATGAGGACGAACCTTTGTGCGGCACTGCATGTGGCGAAGGTGAAGCTCGAAAAACCGGGGACGTGGAGCATCAACGTTCACGCTGACGATTACTTCGCGGTGCGGTTTCCCGGTCACAAGTGGAAGTCGGTGAGCGGTCTCGGCGGGATCGATCCGTTAGACCCGGAAACGATGTATTTCGAATGCGAGTCCGGCGATGGGAATGCGATCGGGGTGATCGACTTGCCGGCTGGCGAGAGCACGGTGGAGGTGATGTTGGCCAATCGCCTGCACGATGGGATGATCCAGGTGCTGGCCGCGCCCGGCGACCACACGATGGACGGCTCGACGGACCAATGGCGTGTGATGGGTCACAAGGCGGCGGGTGACTTGGCCTGGCCCGGCGTGAGCAGCAAAGGGTGGACAGTGATCCGGAAAGACCTGCCGGCAGGAGCCAAGCCGATGGACCTGCTGAAGGATGGGATGACGCTTCCCGAGAGCGCGCCAGCGGTGACGGCGGAAGGGGTGGAGAAGATCAACTACACCGACTCCGATGGTGCGAGTGAGCCCAAGTTCCCGAATCCATCGGAGCTTCCCGGTGACAAGCCGGGGTCGCAGAACCAATTCGTGGTGATGGCCCAGGCGGAGCTGGTGATCCCGCGCGATGGCCTTTATCACATCGGCATTTGTTCGGACAACCGCGCGGCCCTCCGCATTGCGGACCAGCAGTGGTTGCGCTTCGTGCGCGATAACAGCTACAAGGGGAAGATCGAAGGGGACACGATCCATACCGAGGATGCCGATACGATCGGGAACTACGGGATGCTGTTCAGCGAGGTCGAGCTGAAGAAGGGGGCCTACACGATCGAGGTCTTCTACATGAACCGGGACGTGCCGTGCACGCTGTCGGTGTTCGGAGCGCCGGCGGGATATGCGCCGCGGTTGCTGGCGAAGGATGGCGGCAAGATCGAGCCGGACATCGATGGGATGCCGCTGGTGATGCCTGTTGCTTCGAAGTGA
- a CDS encoding glycoside hydrolase family 3 N-terminal domain-containing protein, which translates to MTRPFCLTLSLLLTAFHTARADETGQRIEAILSKLTLEEKLGQLRLVDGHAGGGWKPQHMALAQAGVLGGTFNVRGTGPTSEMQRAALSTRHKIPLVFAFDVVHGYRTIFPVPLGEAASWDPDLAERCAAVAAKESRAANVSWTFAPVADIARDPRWGRIVEGSGEDPVLSSAFTAARVHGFQGKDISAPDRMMACLKHFAGSGEAEGGRDYNFADVSLRALRETHFPPFLAGLKAGAGSIMPSFSAIDGVPATSNPWLLQDVLRKEWGFEGIVVSDYDAIGQLVNHRVAPSWDEAGQIALRSGLDVEIWGSCMMQAQGLIDNADDLKLVDNAVRRVLRMKFSLGLFDKPYGDPAREKEAILHPDHLKLAREAAAKSCVLLKNNNQTLPIPPAAKKIAILGALANDKLSQMGSWTGDGHAEDSVTLVEAVRQRLGNNGTVIYTPAGSSSGFSFRKPSDGVDEAKDADYIIVVVGENGDMTGEATSRSSIDLPQQQLDLVQKVSALGKPYAVVLMTGRPLTVGWLAETCPAILLAWHGGTMAGPGIADVLFGDVNPAGKLPVTFPRSVGQIPLTYNSTPTSRPLVEGDKWTSKYTDIKNSPLWPFGHGLSYTSFQISPPLLDKRTIPHDGTVRFKVSVTNQGERDGDEVVQAYIQDDVAFVTRPIKELKAFKRVSVPAGKTVTVDFEIPSKDLGYWMPNGTYRLDPGTFTLMTGSSSAQVRSSSFSLQ; encoded by the coding sequence ATGACCCGTCCGTTCTGTCTCACGCTGTCGCTGCTCCTAACCGCCTTTCACACGGCGCGCGCGGACGAGACCGGGCAACGCATCGAAGCCATCCTCTCGAAGCTCACGCTTGAGGAAAAACTCGGCCAGCTCCGCCTCGTCGACGGCCACGCTGGCGGCGGCTGGAAGCCCCAGCACATGGCGCTCGCCCAAGCTGGCGTCCTGGGCGGCACCTTCAATGTCCGCGGTACCGGCCCGACCAGCGAGATGCAAAGGGCCGCCCTCTCCACCCGCCACAAGATCCCCCTCGTCTTCGCATTCGACGTCGTCCACGGCTACCGCACCATCTTTCCCGTGCCACTGGGCGAAGCAGCGAGCTGGGATCCTGACCTGGCCGAACGCTGCGCCGCCGTAGCCGCCAAGGAATCCCGCGCCGCAAATGTCTCCTGGACCTTCGCCCCCGTGGCGGACATCGCCCGCGATCCCCGCTGGGGCCGCATCGTCGAAGGCTCCGGCGAGGACCCGGTCCTGAGTTCCGCCTTCACCGCCGCACGAGTCCACGGCTTCCAGGGAAAGGACATCTCCGCCCCCGACCGCATGATGGCCTGCCTGAAGCACTTCGCCGGCTCCGGTGAAGCCGAAGGCGGTCGCGACTACAACTTCGCCGACGTCTCGCTGAGAGCCCTTCGCGAAACCCATTTCCCGCCCTTCCTCGCCGGCCTCAAGGCCGGTGCTGGTTCCATCATGCCCTCCTTCAGCGCCATCGATGGCGTCCCGGCCACTTCGAATCCCTGGCTGCTTCAGGACGTGCTGCGCAAGGAGTGGGGCTTCGAAGGCATCGTCGTCTCGGACTACGACGCCATCGGTCAGCTCGTGAATCACCGCGTCGCCCCGAGTTGGGATGAGGCTGGGCAGATCGCGCTCCGCTCGGGCCTCGACGTGGAAATCTGGGGCAGCTGCATGATGCAGGCTCAAGGCCTGATCGACAACGCCGACGACCTCAAGCTGGTCGACAATGCCGTCCGCCGCGTGCTCCGCATGAAGTTCTCGCTCGGCCTCTTCGACAAGCCCTACGGCGACCCTGCCCGTGAAAAGGAAGCCATCCTTCACCCCGATCACCTCAAGCTCGCGCGCGAAGCCGCGGCGAAGTCCTGCGTCCTCCTGAAGAACAACAACCAGACCCTTCCCATCCCACCGGCCGCCAAGAAAATCGCCATCCTCGGCGCGCTCGCGAATGACAAGCTCAGTCAAATGGGAAGCTGGACCGGCGATGGCCACGCTGAAGACTCGGTCACACTCGTCGAAGCCGTCCGCCAGCGCCTCGGCAACAACGGCACTGTGATCTACACTCCTGCAGGCTCATCTTCCGGCTTCAGCTTCCGCAAGCCATCCGACGGGGTCGATGAAGCGAAGGACGCCGACTACATCATCGTCGTCGTCGGTGAAAACGGCGACATGACCGGCGAAGCAACTTCGCGGAGTTCGATCGATCTTCCCCAACAGCAGCTCGATCTCGTGCAAAAGGTCAGCGCCCTCGGCAAGCCCTACGCCGTGGTTCTCATGACCGGCCGCCCGCTCACCGTCGGCTGGCTGGCAGAGACCTGCCCCGCCATCCTGCTCGCCTGGCACGGCGGCACCATGGCCGGCCCCGGCATCGCCGATGTCCTCTTTGGCGACGTGAACCCGGCTGGCAAGCTCCCCGTCACCTTCCCCCGCAGCGTCGGACAAATCCCGCTAACCTACAATTCCACCCCGACCTCCCGTCCCCTCGTCGAGGGCGACAAGTGGACGTCCAAATACACCGACATCAAGAATAGCCCGCTCTGGCCCTTCGGCCACGGCCTCAGCTACACGAGTTTCCAAATCTCTCCCCCGCTGTTAGACAAGCGTACCATCCCTCATGATGGAACCGTTCGCTTCAAGGTCTCGGTCACCAACCAGGGCGAACGCGACGGCGACGAAGTCGTTCAAGCCTACATCCAGGATGACGTCGCCTTCGTCACCCGCCCCATCAAGGAACTGAAAGCTTTCAAGCGCGTCTCTGTTCCCGCCGGCAAAACCGTCACCGTCGACTTCGAGATCCCCTCAAAGGACCTAGGCTACTGGATGCCAAATGGAACCTACCGCCTGGACCCGGGAACCTTCACCCTCATGACCGGCAGCAGCTCCGCCCAAGTGAGATCCTCGAGCTTCAGTCTTCAGTAG